Proteins encoded within one genomic window of Brenneria nigrifluens DSM 30175 = ATCC 13028:
- a CDS encoding LacI family DNA-binding transcriptional regulator: MKQTKRITISDIAALAGVSKSTASLVLNGRGKEFRVSDATRDRILAVAREQRYQPSIHARSLRSSRSNTLGLVVPEMTNYGFAVISRDLEMLCREAGLQLLIACTDENASQEMMAVNSLIQRQVDGLIVASSMLSDAEYQKINQQLPVIQFDRVIGESDLPLVITESIESTATLVERIARQHGDEFYFIGGQSRISPTRDRLAGFQLGLQRAGIECRPEWIIHGNYHPSSGYEMFAQLCAELGRPPKALFTAACGLLEGVLRYLNQHNLMESDIRLCSFDDHYLFDCLPLKIDTIAQDSESLAGNSFEMITTLIEERALTQAKRYIPPMHIHWRHPDSRQ, translated from the coding sequence GTGAAACAAACTAAACGCATAACAATCAGCGACATCGCAGCACTCGCGGGGGTATCGAAATCCACTGCGAGCCTGGTGCTGAACGGCCGCGGTAAAGAGTTCCGCGTTTCCGATGCCACCCGCGATCGCATTCTGGCCGTCGCCCGCGAGCAGCGCTATCAGCCCAGCATCCATGCCCGCTCCCTGCGTTCGTCGCGCAGCAATACGCTGGGGCTGGTGGTGCCGGAAATGACCAACTATGGTTTTGCCGTTATCTCGCGCGACCTGGAAATGCTGTGCCGCGAAGCGGGGCTGCAGCTTCTTATCGCCTGTACGGACGAGAACGCCAGTCAGGAGATGATGGCCGTCAACAGCCTGATACAGCGCCAGGTGGACGGGCTGATCGTCGCATCCAGTATGCTCAGCGATGCCGAATACCAGAAAATCAATCAGCAACTGCCCGTTATTCAGTTTGACCGGGTGATTGGCGAGTCCGACCTGCCGCTGGTGATCACCGAGTCGATAGAGTCGACCGCGACGCTGGTCGAGCGCATCGCCCGCCAGCACGGCGACGAGTTCTATTTTATTGGCGGTCAATCGCGCATTTCTCCTACCCGAGACCGTCTGGCCGGCTTTCAGTTGGGATTACAACGCGCGGGTATCGAGTGTCGGCCTGAATGGATTATTCACGGCAATTATCATCCCAGCTCAGGTTATGAAATGTTCGCCCAGCTCTGCGCCGAGCTGGGCCGGCCGCCCAAAGCGCTGTTTACCGCCGCCTGCGGCCTGTTGGAAGGGGTGTTGCGTTACCTGAACCAGCATAACCTGATGGAGAGCGATATCCGGCTGTGCAGCTTTGACGATCACTATCTGTTCGACTGCCTGCCGTTGAAAATCGACACCATTGCCCAGGACAGTGAAAGTCTGGCGGGAAACAGCTTTGAGATGATTACCACGTTGATCGAAGAACGCGCGCTGACGCAGGCTAAGCGCTATATTCCGCCAATGCATATCCACTGGCGGCACCCTGACTCACGTCAGTGA
- the exbD gene encoding TonB system transport protein ExbD, translated as MAMHLNDDVSENGEMHDINVTPFIDVMLVLLIIFMVAAPLATVDVRVDLPASSAAPQPRPEKPVYLTVKADKQLYVGDDVVSEESLAQALDATTSGNKETTIFFQADKSVDYETMMRVMDALRKAGYLKVGLVGAESAAK; from the coding sequence CATTTAAACGATGATGTGAGCGAAAACGGCGAAATGCACGATATCAACGTGACGCCGTTTATCGATGTCATGCTGGTTCTGCTGATTATCTTTATGGTGGCCGCGCCGCTGGCGACGGTGGACGTTCGCGTTGATTTGCCCGCTTCGTCCGCCGCGCCGCAGCCGCGCCCTGAAAAGCCGGTCTACCTGACGGTGAAAGCCGATAAGCAATTATATGTTGGCGATGACGTGGTAAGCGAAGAGTCGCTGGCGCAGGCGCTGGACGCCACCACCAGCGGCAATAAAGAAACCACCATCTTCTTTCAGGCGGATAAAAGCGTGGATTATGAAACCATGATGAGAGTGATGGATGCGCTACGCAAAGCCGGATATCTCAAGGTGGGGCTGGTGGGCGCGGAGTCGGCGGCTAAATAG